A window of Methanobrevibacter olleyae contains these coding sequences:
- a CDS encoding methanogenesis marker 12 protein, giving the protein MVFVGMDHGTTGISFAIINESQVTDVFKISREDSKAGRVSAIEELSKRIDLDDIELMIVTYAMGDSISTILPIEKVEDRGILSINGAGKVTGGGTSVYSEIEATDIPVLMIPGIHKGCDWLNPLFKAAYSHHASPEKVSIVYNAYIETKWENMIVADISSNSVDLLIENGEIKGAIDACCGAMGVVHGPLDLEMIRDIDEGRRTANECFSHAGAIKIAGIDNKVAFMKDELLNNYKNGDEKAILAIDTMIMTVAMEIAGLIAVSHNDIEGIVLTGSMGSMKDPIDFEAKLNKYFKNKYPIKIISSESGAIGAAQIARDIAKGKKEIMGIKVEL; this is encoded by the coding sequence ATGGTATTTGTAGGTATGGATCACGGAACCACTGGAATCTCATTTGCTATAATAAATGAAAGCCAAGTTACGGATGTTTTTAAAATATCTCGTGAAGATAGTAAAGCTGGAAGAGTATCAGCAATTGAAGAATTATCTAAACGCATAGATTTAGATGATATTGAATTAATGATTGTTACTTATGCAATGGGAGATAGTATTAGTACAATACTTCCTATTGAAAAAGTTGAAGATAGAGGAATTCTTTCAATAAATGGTGCAGGTAAAGTAACTGGTGGAGGAACATCTGTTTATAGTGAAATAGAAGCAACAGATATTCCTGTTTTAATGATTCCAGGTATTCATAAAGGTTGTGATTGGCTAAATCCTTTATTTAAAGCAGCTTATTCTCATCACGCAAGCCCTGAAAAGGTCAGTATAGTTTATAATGCATATATTGAAACTAAATGGGAAAACATGATTGTAGCAGATATTAGTTCTAATAGTGTAGATTTATTAATTGAAAATGGGGAAATTAAAGGAGCTATTGATGCTTGTTGTGGTGCTATGGGAGTTGTACATGGGCCACTTGACTTGGAAATGATTAGAGATATTGATGAAGGCAGACGTACTGCAAATGAATGCTTTTCACATGCTGGTGCTATTAAAATAGCTGGAATTGATAATAAAGTTGCATTTATGAAAGATGAACTACTAAATAATTATAAAAATGGTGATGAAAAAGCAATTCTAGCTATTGATACTATGATTATGACAGTAGCTATGGAAATTGCAGGTTTAATTGCAGTTAGTCATAATGATATTGAAGGTATAGTTCTTACTGGCTCAATGGGGTCTATGAAAGATCCTATAGATTTTGAGGCGAAATTAAATAAATACTTTAAAAACAAATATCCAATTAAAATTATTTCTAGTGAATCTGGAGCTATTGGTGCAGCTCAAATAGCAAGAGATATTGCAAAAGGTAAAAAAGAAATAATGGGAATAAAAGTAGAATTATAA
- the ilvC gene encoding ketol-acid reductoisomerase: MKMYYDDDVDTEVIADKTIAVIGYGSQGRGQSRNMADSGLNVIVGLREGGSSWQKAIDDGMNVKTIEEAAEAADIIHILLPDETQEKVYNEQIAPYVEAGNTISFSHGYNIHFGLIKPGEDVNIVMFAPKGPGSRVRTTYLEGFGIPGLVAIEQDATGDALQLALGMAKAVGLTRAGVIETTFQEETETDLFGEQAVLCGGLTALIKAGFETLVEAGYQPEIAYFETCHEVKLIVDDIYENGMAGMWHDVSNTAEYGGLTRGGRVITDETKKEMKAILGEIQDGTFKQQFADENATDAANLKEMRVAEEHETIETVGKRLRVACGLQKED, encoded by the coding sequence ATGAAAATGTATTATGATGACGATGTTGATACCGAAGTTATTGCAGATAAAACTATTGCAGTAATTGGATACGGAAGTCAAGGTCGTGGTCAATCTAGAAACATGGCTGACAGTGGATTAAATGTAATTGTTGGCCTTAGAGAAGGAGGCTCATCTTGGCAAAAAGCTATTGATGATGGAATGAATGTAAAAACTATAGAAGAAGCTGCTGAAGCTGCAGATATTATCCACATATTATTACCAGATGAAACCCAAGAAAAAGTTTACAATGAACAAATTGCTCCTTATGTTGAAGCTGGAAACACTATTTCATTTTCTCATGGTTACAACATTCACTTTGGTTTAATTAAACCTGGTGAAGATGTAAATATTGTAATGTTTGCACCTAAAGGTCCAGGTTCTAGAGTAAGAACTACTTACTTAGAAGGTTTCGGTATTCCAGGTTTAGTAGCTATTGAACAGGATGCTACTGGAGATGCATTACAACTTGCATTAGGTATGGCAAAAGCTGTTGGTCTTACTAGAGCAGGTGTAATTGAAACCACTTTCCAAGAAGAAACTGAAACTGATTTATTCGGTGAACAAGCAGTATTATGTGGTGGACTCACCGCTTTAATTAAAGCTGGATTTGAAACTTTAGTTGAAGCAGGTTACCAACCTGAAATTGCTTATTTTGAAACCTGTCACGAAGTAAAACTTATTGTAGATGACATCTATGAAAATGGTATGGCAGGTATGTGGCATGATGTAAGTAACACTGCTGAATATGGTGGATTAACCAGAGGTGGCAGAGTTATTACTGATGAAACTAAAAAAGAAATGAAAGCAATTTTAGGCGAAATCCAAGATGGTACTTTCAAACAACAATTTGCAGATGAAAACGCAACTGATGCAGCAAACTTAAAAGAAATGAGAGTTGCTGAAGAACATGAAACCATCGAAACTGTTGGTAAAAGATTAAGAGTTGCTTGTGGATTACAAAAAGAAGATTAA
- a CDS encoding MarR family winged helix-turn-helix transcriptional regulator, with amino-acid sequence MSLEKFKDKDASEFPIGKLITMTARGHSYYLNRRLEDLNINASQLHSLFEIKHEREINQDEIAKRCNIDKGAIARSLRKLEDKGLVLKEIDKNNRRQNKISLTSKGEEIIKESTKILNEWEEEVFKDIKDEDKEFIQNFLKKTVIKTISLNKELK; translated from the coding sequence ATGTCACTTGAGAAATTTAAAGATAAAGATGCTTCTGAATTTCCCATAGGAAAACTAATTACAATGACTGCAAGAGGACATAGCTATTATCTAAATCGCCGCTTGGAAGATTTAAATATTAATGCTTCACAGTTACATTCTTTATTTGAAATAAAACATGAAAGAGAAATTAATCAGGACGAAATAGCTAAAAGATGCAATATAGATAAGGGTGCCATAGCAAGATCTCTTAGAAAATTAGAAGATAAAGGATTAGTTTTAAAAGAAATCGATAAAAATAACAGACGCCAAAATAAGATTTCACTCACTTCCAAAGGTGAAGAGATAATTAAAGAATCCACAAAAATTTTAAATGAATGGGAAGAAGAAGTATTCAAAGACATTAAAGATGAAGATAAAGAATTCATTCAAAACTTCTTAAAAAAGACTGTTATAAAAACAATAAGTCTTAATAAAGAGCTAAAATAA
- a CDS encoding MATE family efflux transporter has protein sequence MLETKDKNENIEMITGDPKRAIRKLSVPMMVSMLLIMMYNIADSIWVAGLGADALAAIGFITPLFTILVGLGNGIGAGANSLIARYIGANDFLEANNAGLHAIVISVIVSAIFTFIMLTAMVPILEIMGAGDTIQYALDYGYIIFGFLFIFVFSGVLSAIFRSEGDMRRATIAIAVTAILNIILDPIFIYYLNMGIMGAAWATIISCTVSILVMSYWIWIKKDLFLDLSPKNFKYKGKIMTDTLQVAIPSTLENIIFSALAIMINSMLVIAAGTTAVAVYTASMRIVQLCMIPMIGIGTAVLTVAGVAYGAHNYNNLKIGHSYAIRLGFGVSIILGAIMIIFSSQIATAFSYTSASAALAPEIATAISILSLFVLAIPHGIMSSMMFQGVGKGTYSLIITLLRSLILETVTAYLFCFIFGWGLPGIYAGVVFGCFLGGTVGYLWAKFFIKKFKKIAKDSYGAVVAAK, from the coding sequence ATGTTAGAAACTAAAGATAAAAATGAAAATATTGAAATGATTACAGGGGATCCTAAAAGAGCTATAAGAAAGCTAAGTGTTCCTATGATGGTCTCAATGCTTTTAATAATGATGTACAATATCGCAGATAGTATTTGGGTAGCAGGTCTTGGTGCTGATGCACTTGCTGCAATTGGATTTATCACACCCCTATTTACCATTCTTGTAGGACTTGGAAACGGTATAGGAGCTGGTGCAAACTCACTTATTGCAAGATACATTGGTGCAAATGACTTTCTTGAGGCAAATAATGCTGGACTACATGCAATTGTAATCTCAGTTATAGTATCAGCAATATTTACATTTATAATGCTTACTGCAATGGTGCCTATTCTCGAAATAATGGGTGCAGGAGATACAATACAATACGCTCTTGACTATGGATACATCATATTTGGATTTTTATTCATATTTGTATTTTCAGGAGTATTATCTGCAATATTTAGATCTGAAGGAGATATGAGAAGAGCAACTATAGCAATTGCTGTAACAGCAATACTAAATATAATTTTAGACCCAATATTTATTTATTATCTCAATATGGGAATTATGGGAGCTGCATGGGCAACAATTATCTCTTGTACTGTGTCAATTCTTGTAATGAGTTATTGGATTTGGATTAAAAAAGACCTTTTCCTTGATTTAAGCCCTAAAAACTTTAAATATAAAGGAAAAATCATGACAGATACACTTCAAGTAGCTATCCCATCAACCCTTGAAAATATTATCTTTTCAGCACTAGCAATTATGATTAATTCTATGCTTGTTATTGCAGCAGGAACAACTGCAGTAGCAGTTTATACTGCATCTATGAGAATTGTACAGTTATGTATGATTCCTATGATTGGTATTGGTACAGCTGTACTTACAGTAGCTGGAGTAGCCTATGGTGCACATAATTATAATAATCTTAAAATAGGCCATAGTTATGCTATTAGATTAGGATTTGGAGTATCCATTATACTTGGAGCTATAATGATTATATTCTCAAGTCAAATAGCAACTGCATTTAGTTATACAAGTGCAAGTGCAGCACTTGCACCAGAAATAGCAACTGCAATAAGTATTTTAAGTCTTTTTGTACTTGCTATACCACATGGTATTATGTCATCTATGATGTTTCAAGGAGTTGGAAAAGGAACTTACTCCCTTATCATTACACTTCTTAGGTCTCTTATATTAGAAACAGTTACTGCATATCTATTCTGCTTTATATTTGGTTGGGGATTACCAGGTATTTATGCAGGAGTAGTATTCGGTTGTTTCCTCGGAGGAACAGTCGGATATCTATGGGCTAAATTCTTCATTAAGAAGTTTAAAAAGATAGCTAAAGATAGCTATGGTGCTGTAGTAGCTGCTAAATAA